A genomic window from Bacteroidota bacterium includes:
- a CDS encoding TdeIII family type II restriction endonuclease, with protein MINKETRNTIKGYLEGFIQGMIEEATDNGFDPKQLRPIREVSKKGDLKPFHESLLPDGLLKITEFERSFSTKLGTTFEECARLIAKIVHKNAERGHRVRGVVTAKAIKRIEEITSKIGSGGMKSKYPNFVKEIIELSKNGSGIERVSIADLYIETKFGEEWFFEIKSPKPNKGQCMEATGRLLQIQAITCAKFPKAKAFYATAYNPYGVKKETFKHSFILNYMDLENEVLIGKEFWDMIGGNGTYEEILSIYQEVGKEKGPDMLDQLALGY; from the coding sequence ATGATCAATAAAGAAACAAGAAATACAATCAAAGGATATTTGGAGGGCTTCATTCAAGGTATGATTGAAGAAGCAACTGATAACGGCTTTGATCCGAAGCAACTTCGTCCGATTCGAGAAGTATCTAAAAAAGGAGATTTAAAACCATTTCATGAGTCTTTGTTACCCGACGGTCTTTTGAAAATAACTGAGTTTGAAAGATCATTTTCTACAAAACTTGGCACAACTTTTGAGGAGTGCGCTCGTTTGATTGCAAAAATAGTTCACAAAAACGCAGAGCGAGGTCATAGAGTTAGGGGTGTGGTTACCGCAAAAGCCATTAAACGTATTGAAGAAATAACGAGCAAGATTGGCAGTGGCGGAATGAAATCAAAATACCCTAATTTTGTGAAAGAAATTATTGAGTTAAGCAAAAATGGTTCAGGTATTGAGCGAGTTAGTATTGCTGATTTGTATATTGAAACAAAATTTGGCGAAGAATGGTTTTTTGAAATTAAAAGTCCAAAACCAAATAAAGGACAATGCATGGAAGCGACAGGTCGTTTGTTACAAATTCAAGCTATTACTTGCGCTAAATTTCCAAAAGCAAAAGCGTTTTATGCTACCGCTTATAACCCGTATGGTGTTAAAAAAGAAACTTTTAAGCATAGCTTTATTCTAAATTATATGGATTTGGAAAATGAAGTTTTGATTGGTAAAGAGTTTTGGGATATGATTGGTGGAAATGGAACTTACGAGGAAATCTTGAGTATTTATCAAGAAGTCGGCAAAGAGAAAGGCCCAGACATGCTCGATCAATTAGCTTTAGGGTATTAA